In one Hydrogenimonas thermophila genomic region, the following are encoded:
- a CDS encoding cation-translocating P-type ATPase gives MEAFHTLSIEETLKVTESSPSGLTEAEAQKRLGHYGPNSLPESKTKPLLLTFFEQFKSPIIIILLIASTISFIIGEVVDAWFILAVLGINAVIGTYLEHSAAQKAQALKSSVKTYANVLRDSQISRIEAKDLTIGDIVLLESGDKVPADIRLIESRDLMVDESLLTGESVAVKKSAEKVFEDIELPVADQSNMLFAGTYVTSGRGKGVVVAVGLQTQIGKIAEMLAQKSKAKIPLIERLERFSKNIAIAVTVASVFLFFIALYRHMEIAEIFFLILALFVSAVPEGLPVAITVALAAAAVAMSKRNVIVRKLAAIEGLGSCTIIATDKTGTLTENQLHIQEFITPDKVIKDPQEMSETIAKTLVVANEAHMSKKESISSLEGDQVDVAFAMFALKKEPSFETLLESKRVDVMPYESAKKMSGATIKDNEGYLHVIKGSPEVILDYIDINEDEQRQLMDLIDQKAANGYRIIAVAKANSNIADIETLLKQKQFEWIGFSAIVDPLRDGAKEAVKRCQQAGIAVAMITGDHPSTAYHIAKELEIAMSPEEVMDAEKLNRWAENGSDPKEIADKRVFARVAPAQKLQIVQAFQQLGEYVAVTGDGVNDAPALKFANIGISMGRSGTDVAKESADLILTDDAFPSIVNGIEEGRRAYDNIRKVVHLLISTGFAEIILVLLSLIFSTPVPLLPIHLLWLNLVTNGIQDVALGLEKAEPGILNRPPRSPNEAIFNTVMIKRIAIGGLYMGVVAFGLFYYLLNAGYETDSARNLTLMLMVLFENVHVFNSRSEHLPMFKINHLQNPLLILSVIVAQGVHTAALHIPFTQKLLSVEPVPMRVWDELLLLAFGLVLVMELEKYIRKKIEVW, from the coding sequence TTTATTTTAGCTGTTTTAGGTATTAATGCTGTCATTGGAACATATCTGGAGCATTCAGCCGCTCAAAAGGCACAAGCTCTTAAATCTAGTGTAAAAACATATGCAAATGTTTTACGTGACTCTCAAATAAGTCGTATTGAAGCAAAAGATTTGACTATTGGTGATATTGTTTTGCTTGAGAGTGGTGACAAAGTTCCTGCAGATATTCGACTAATTGAGAGTCGAGATTTGATGGTTGATGAGTCACTGCTTACCGGAGAGTCTGTTGCAGTTAAAAAGAGTGCTGAAAAGGTTTTTGAAGATATTGAACTTCCTGTAGCAGATCAGTCAAATATGCTCTTTGCAGGGACATATGTAACTTCTGGAAGAGGCAAAGGTGTTGTTGTAGCTGTTGGTCTGCAAACACAAATAGGTAAAATTGCCGAAATGCTGGCACAAAAAAGTAAGGCAAAAATTCCATTAATTGAGCGTCTTGAAAGATTTTCAAAAAATATTGCAATTGCTGTAACAGTAGCATCTGTTTTTCTATTTTTCATAGCACTCTATCGTCATATGGAGATTGCTGAGATATTTTTTCTTATTCTTGCTCTTTTTGTATCTGCTGTACCAGAAGGATTGCCTGTTGCAATTACAGTAGCTCTTGCTGCAGCAGCGGTTGCAATGAGTAAAAGAAATGTAATAGTAAGAAAACTAGCAGCAATAGAGGGTCTTGGCTCATGTACAATAATCGCAACTGATAAAACAGGTACACTGACTGAAAATCAACTACATATACAAGAGTTTATTACCCCCGATAAAGTCATTAAAGACCCTCAAGAGATGTCTGAGACTATTGCCAAAACATTGGTCGTAGCCAATGAAGCGCATATGAGTAAAAAAGAGAGTATCTCATCTTTAGAAGGCGATCAGGTAGATGTAGCATTTGCAATGTTTGCACTTAAAAAAGAGCCATCTTTTGAAACCTTGCTTGAGTCAAAAAGAGTAGATGTAATGCCTTATGAGTCTGCAAAAAAGATGTCAGGTGCAACTATAAAAGATAATGAAGGCTATCTGCACGTCATAAAAGGTTCACCTGAAGTAATCTTAGATTATATAGATATAAATGAAGATGAACAGCGACAATTGATGGATTTAATAGATCAAAAAGCTGCAAATGGTTATAGAATTATTGCAGTAGCAAAAGCAAACAGTAATATTGCTGATATAGAAACTTTGCTAAAACAAAAGCAGTTTGAGTGGATCGGTTTTTCAGCTATTGTAGATCCATTAAGAGATGGAGCAAAAGAGGCTGTAAAGAGGTGTCAGCAAGCAGGAATTGCTGTTGCAATGATAACAGGAGATCACCCTTCTACTGCTTACCACATAGCTAAAGAGCTTGAAATAGCTATGAGTCCAGAAGAGGTTATGGATGCAGAAAAACTCAATCGTTGGGCTGAAAATGGATCTGATCCTAAAGAGATTGCAGATAAACGTGTCTTTGCACGTGTCGCACCGGCACAAAAACTACAAATTGTTCAAGCATTTCAACAGCTTGGAGAGTATGTTGCAGTTACAGGTGATGGAGTAAATGATGCACCTGCTTTAAAATTTGCCAATATAGGCATCTCTATGGGGCGTTCAGGAACAGATGTAGCTAAAGAGAGTGCCGATCTGATTCTTACAGATGATGCATTTCCATCTATAGTTAACGGCATTGAAGAGGGACGAAGAGCTTATGATAATATAAGAAAAGTGGTCCATCTGCTTATTTCTACAGGTTTTGCTGAAATTATTTTGGTTCTTTTGTCTCTTATCTTTTCTACACCTGTACCACTGTTGCCTATACATCTGTTATGGCTTAACCTTGTAACTAACGGCATTCAAGATGTAGCATTAGGGCTTGAAAAAGCTGAACCTGGCATCTTAAACCGCCCTCCTCGCTCTCCAAATGAAGCAATTTTTAATACTGTAATGATTAAACGCATAGCTATTGGTGGTCTCTATATGGGGGTTGTAGCATTTGGGCTATTTTACTATCTGTTAAACGCTGGTTATGAAACTGATTCTGCAAGAAATTTAACACTAATGCTAATGGTGCTTTTTGAAAATGTACATGTATTTAACAGTCGAAGTGAACATTTACCTATGTTTAAAATCAATCATCTTCAAAATCCTTTACTTATTCTTTCTGTCATAGTAGCTCAGGGTGTACATACTGCAGCACTTCACATACCTTTTACGCAAAAGCTACTCTCTGTTGAACCTGTTCCTATGAGAGTGTGGGATGAACTTCTTTTACTCGCTTTTGGACTAGTTTTAGTTATGGAGTTGGAAAAATATATTAGAAAAAAAATAGAAGTATGGTAG